From the Terriglobia bacterium genome, one window contains:
- a CDS encoding DUF11 domain-containing protein, with protein MGRGRPGWRSPYTPLTPSQVQKRRALSAAATVTVNSTADVIHSPGCATTGTGTCSLRDAILFANANSGSTIVFSAATDGIPFTLTIPGHSLDATQGELAVLAAITITGNGPANTIIQGGTDATNGVDKVFSFNPLGALPGFAVNLSGVMIQFGRNQQPFDSFDGEGGAFDFDAGLAGDGSLTVSNCVFTNNSTVDGDGGGVALFDGGTITISNTTFSNNTARTAGGASTEGGGIFIGFTGNVTTLTIQDSTITGNQAPSASPLQQGGGLFTFGGGSTNYQIHNTTISNNVAGNDGGGVFSGGPITIDQGSAITGNTSGRFGGGLVTNDTTAISNVTITGNGAASGGGGLYSNTGTTTVTNSRIANNTSTTGPIAVDVNAANGGTITGINNWWGTNSSPASMIAASGVTFDPWLVLTLNASPTTIRVNQTSDLTTAINTNSNSQTGFSIPDGAPVTFAGTLGTVNPTNATLTSSTATSTFTAGPIGGLGAGSSTVDNQTVNANIVVLVPPTISKTFGAATIPINGATSLSFTITNPNVAAINAVGFSDTFPINLVIATPNGLTGSCGGGTITATAGSGSVTLSGATIPAASACTFSVNVTGTFDAISSNSTNNVSSVDAGTGNTASASITVINPPSIAKGFGAVTIPLNGSTSLTFTINNTNINSTLNGTAFTDNLPAGLVVATPNGLTGSCGGGAITAAAGSSSVSLSGASLPPSTSCAFSVNVTGTTAGVKNNSVTVSSTNGGTGNTSNASLTVTAPPVIIKAFGAASIPLNGSTSLTFTIQNNNTTITLTGIGFTDTLPAGLVVSTPNGLTGTCGGGTITAAQGTNSIDLSGATLAQSSSCTFSVNVTGTAAGTQNNTTGAVTSTEGGTGGTASASILVVAPPSIAKAFGAANIPLNGTTSLTLTITNPAANTVALTGVAFTDTLPAGIVVATPNGLTNTCGGTATAVAGSGAISLTGGTLATSSNCTVAVNVTGTASGAFTNTTGAVSSTNGGTGNTASANLSVATPATITKSFGAATVPLNGSTSLSFTVTNPGANTIALTGVTFTDNLPAGLVVSTPNGLTGSCGGGTITAVAASSSVSLAGATLAASASCTFSVNVTGTTAGVKNNSVTVASTEGGTGNTSNASLTVVAPPVIIKAFGAASIPLNGATSLTFTIQNNDTTTTLTGVGFTDTLPAGLVISTPNGLTGTCGGGTITATAASGSIALSGATLAASTSCTFSVDVTGTTAGTKNNTTGAVTSTEGGTGGTASASLAVVAPPTITKAFGASNITLNGTTTLTFTINNPSTNTIVLSGIAFTDTFPAGLQVAATPGAVSNCGGTFTANAGAGSVSLTGGNLAPGAAKSGRSTAVVPSTCVLTVNVTGTSSGVLNNTTGAVSSTQSGPGATSNTATLTVAENADLSVSKTTLTATPQAGSNLVYTLTVNNAGPLTATGVQVTDTLPANLSFVSGAGPANWSCVLGAGSVVTCSKSTSMAVGETAALTLTLALDCGIADKISIANTAAVSFPGTDPNPSNNTSTATIQTSNPAAISPADRSFGPAGGTGVVKVTFAGSCNWTATSNDSFLTIEGTGGGSGNGEVHFTVAPNTGNNLRSGTMSIAGFTFTVTQTAVGEALLTAPGGGAGSLLTGGQGNNAQAGYATATPVLSKSAREADVNDGLFSTAVLSLTQNGVVVSEAGVPSEPVTTAARIFVDFRTNVPAKSDDLSAGTINVSTGIAVVNLGSAAANLTVTLRGPDGTTLTVGHGSLLAGGHRARFLDQLADVAPGFALPGNFGSAIQFGTLEVSSDQPISVVGLRLVVNQRGETLLTTTPSVDLTQSAASSTLIFPQMADGGGYRTTVLLLNSTTGVETGTLQVLDDHGSPLSVRPVGGVAGTSFAYSIAANGVFVFETDGSPATVHAGSIRILPDGFKPTPAGAGIFSFEPGATVVTQSGVPSATPTSHALIYVDLSGGHDTGLALMNPNNQPLSVQLQAFQADGLTPAGTIASVTLPPSGHLAAFVDQLVSGLPAGFTGVLNLSAPAPFAALTLRSLANTRGESLLTLFPIADFNQPASIPMVFPQIADGGGYRTQIIVANTNPLTAKVLISFFDDNGNLLDVVK; from the coding sequence ATGGGCCGAGGCAGGCCCGGCTGGCGCTCGCCTTACACTCCCCTCACGCCCTCCCAAGTGCAAAAGCGGCGGGCGCTGAGTGCGGCGGCGACGGTCACGGTCAACAGCACCGCCGATGTGATTCACTCCCCCGGTTGTGCGACCACCGGCACAGGAACCTGCTCGCTGCGCGATGCCATCCTCTTTGCAAACGCCAATTCGGGGTCAACGATTGTCTTTAGTGCTGCGACCGATGGGATCCCTTTTACACTGACGATTCCCGGCCACTCCTTGGATGCCACCCAAGGCGAACTCGCTGTTCTCGCGGCCATCACCATCACGGGGAACGGTCCGGCCAATACCATTATCCAGGGAGGAACCGATGCGACGAACGGCGTAGACAAGGTGTTCTCGTTTAATCCGCTTGGCGCGCTCCCGGGATTCGCTGTGAACCTCTCCGGGGTCATGATTCAATTTGGACGGAATCAACAACCCTTCGATTCATTTGATGGAGAAGGAGGCGCTTTCGATTTTGACGCAGGGCTCGCAGGGGACGGCTCTCTCACCGTCTCCAACTGTGTCTTCACCAATAACAGCACAGTCGATGGAGATGGTGGCGGCGTTGCACTCTTCGATGGGGGAACGATCACCATCAGCAATACCACCTTTTCCAACAACACGGCGCGGACTGCCGGAGGGGCGAGCACCGAAGGGGGAGGTATCTTCATCGGATTCACCGGTAACGTGACCACCCTCACCATCCAGGACTCGACGATCACCGGCAATCAGGCCCCCTCGGCCTCACCGCTCCAGCAAGGTGGAGGTCTCTTCACTTTTGGCGGCGGAAGCACCAATTATCAGATTCACAACACCACGATTTCAAATAATGTGGCAGGAAATGATGGAGGAGGCGTCTTTTCGGGGGGACCCATAACCATCGACCAGGGAAGCGCGATCACCGGCAACACCTCCGGCCGGTTTGGCGGAGGCTTGGTGACCAACGACACCACCGCCATCTCCAATGTCACGATCACAGGAAACGGCGCAGCCTCTGGCGGTGGGGGCCTGTATAGCAATACAGGAACCACCACTGTCACCAACAGCCGAATTGCCAATAACACCTCTACCACGGGCCCCATTGCCGTGGATGTGAACGCGGCCAACGGCGGCACAATCACGGGCATCAACAACTGGTGGGGAACCAATAGTTCACCTGCAAGTATGATCGCCGCCTCAGGAGTGACCTTCGATCCATGGCTGGTGTTGACCCTGAATGCGTCGCCCACCACGATCCGGGTCAACCAGACCTCTGACTTGACGACCGCCATTAACACCAACAGCAACAGTCAAACGGGCTTCAGCATACCGGACGGCGCCCCGGTGACATTCGCCGGGACTCTGGGTACGGTCAATCCTACCAACGCGACCCTGACCTCGAGCACGGCCACATCCACCTTCACGGCAGGCCCGATCGGTGGATTAGGCGCAGGCTCAAGCACAGTGGACAACCAGACCGTCAACGCCAACATCGTCGTCCTCGTGCCGCCCACGATCAGCAAAACCTTCGGGGCCGCAACGATACCGATCAACGGCGCCACCAGCCTGAGTTTTACAATCACCAATCCTAACGTGGCCGCGATCAACGCCGTCGGGTTCAGTGACACGTTCCCCATTAACCTGGTGATTGCCACTCCCAACGGCTTGACCGGATCCTGTGGCGGCGGAACGATTACGGCGACGGCCGGATCGGGGTCGGTCACTCTGTCAGGGGCCACAATCCCCGCAGCCTCGGCTTGCACCTTCTCGGTCAACGTTACAGGCACCTTCGACGCCATATCGAGCAATTCGACAAACAACGTCAGCTCCGTGGACGCGGGAACGGGCAATACCGCTTCCGCAAGCATCACGGTCATCAACCCGCCTTCCATCGCAAAAGGGTTTGGCGCTGTTACAATCCCGCTGAACGGATCGACGTCCCTCACCTTCACAATCAACAACACCAACATCAATTCGACGCTCAACGGGACCGCATTCACTGACAACCTGCCTGCAGGGCTTGTGGTAGCGACTCCCAACGGATTGACTGGTTCTTGTGGAGGGGGCGCCATTACAGCGGCCGCCGGCTCCTCAAGCGTGAGCCTGTCGGGCGCGAGTTTGCCTCCATCGACCTCGTGCGCGTTTTCTGTCAACGTGACGGGCACAACGGCTGGCGTGAAGAATAACAGCGTGACGGTGAGTTCCACGAACGGCGGAACGGGAAATACCTCAAATGCGTCGTTGACGGTGACGGCGCCGCCAGTGATCATCAAGGCGTTCGGAGCCGCTTCGATCCCATTGAACGGTTCCACCTCGCTGACTTTCACGATTCAAAACAATAACACCACGATCACGCTGACAGGGATTGGCTTTACCGACACCTTGCCGGCGGGACTCGTGGTCTCGACACCCAACGGACTGACCGGCACCTGCGGCGGCGGCACCATTACAGCCGCCCAGGGAACCAACAGCATCGATCTTTCGGGCGCGACATTGGCACAGAGCAGTTCATGTACCTTCTCCGTAAACGTCACGGGCACAGCCGCCGGAACGCAGAACAACACCACCGGCGCGGTGACGTCCACGGAGGGCGGAACCGGCGGCACGGCCTCGGCAAGCATTCTGGTCGTAGCGCCGCCGTCCATCGCAAAAGCGTTCGGCGCGGCGAACATCCCGCTGAATGGGACGACAAGTCTGACACTTACGATCACCAACCCGGCCGCGAACACGGTGGCGCTGACCGGAGTGGCCTTCACCGACACGCTGCCCGCGGGCATCGTCGTAGCGACACCTAATGGTTTGACCAACACCTGCGGGGGAACGGCCACGGCGGTGGCGGGTTCGGGCGCCATCTCACTGACCGGAGGCACTCTCGCAACCAGCAGCAACTGCACGGTGGCCGTAAATGTCACCGGGACCGCATCCGGAGCCTTCACGAACACCACGGGAGCGGTGTCGTCGACCAATGGCGGCACCGGCAACACCGCATCGGCCAATCTTTCAGTGGCCACGCCGGCAACCATCACGAAGTCATTCGGGGCCGCCACTGTTCCATTGAATGGCTCGACCTCCCTCAGTTTCACTGTCACAAACCCCGGAGCCAACACCATTGCACTCACCGGTGTGACCTTTACCGACAACCTGCCTGCGGGGCTGGTGGTGTCCACGCCTAACGGGCTGACGGGCTCCTGTGGAGGCGGCACAATTACCGCCGTTGCCGCGTCCTCTTCTGTAAGTCTGGCGGGCGCGACCCTGGCAGCCAGTGCCTCCTGCACCTTCTCCGTGAACGTAACGGGGACGACAGCCGGTGTGAAAAACAACAGCGTCACTGTGGCCTCGACCGAGGGCGGGACGGGCAATACCTCAAATGCATCGTTGACGGTGGTCGCGCCGCCGGTGATCATCAAGGCATTCGGGGCCGCTTCGATCCCATTGAATGGCGCAACTTCGCTGACCTTTACGATTCAAAATAATGACACCACAACCACGCTGACAGGGGTTGGCTTCACCGACACCCTGCCCGCAGGCCTCGTGATCTCGACACCCAATGGACTGACCGGCACTTGCGGCGGCGGCACGATTACAGCGACCGCGGCATCCGGCAGCATCGCCCTGTCGGGCGCGACCCTGGCAGCCAGCACGTCATGCACATTCTCAGTGGATGTGACGGGGACCACCGCAGGGACAAAGAACAACACCACCGGCGCAGTGACGTCCACGGAGGGCGGAACCGGCGGCACGGCCTCGGCGAGCCTCGCCGTGGTCGCCCCTCCCACGATCACCAAGGCATTTGGCGCTTCCAACATCACCTTGAACGGCACCACCACCCTGACGTTTACAATTAACAATCCCAGCACCAACACGATCGTGTTGTCCGGAATCGCATTTACAGACACCTTCCCCGCGGGGCTCCAGGTGGCCGCGACCCCCGGAGCCGTGAGTAACTGTGGAGGAACATTCACAGCCAACGCAGGCGCAGGCAGCGTCAGTCTCACTGGCGGCAACCTTGCCCCGGGAGCCGCGAAGAGCGGCCGCTCGACCGCTGTGGTCCCCAGTACCTGCGTTCTCACTGTCAACGTGACAGGAACATCGTCGGGCGTTTTGAACAATACGACGGGAGCGGTCAGTTCAACCCAGAGTGGACCAGGGGCCACCAGCAACACAGCCACCCTGACGGTTGCCGAGAATGCTGACCTGTCGGTCTCCAAGACGACTTTGACAGCCACCCCTCAGGCGGGATCGAACCTGGTGTATACGTTGACCGTTAACAATGCCGGTCCCCTGACTGCGACGGGTGTTCAAGTGACGGACACGCTGCCGGCCAACCTGTCCTTTGTATCTGGGGCGGGTCCAGCGAATTGGAGTTGTGTCCTGGGAGCAGGAAGCGTCGTGACGTGCAGCAAGTCCACCAGCATGGCCGTCGGGGAAACAGCCGCCCTGACCCTCACCCTGGCACTCGACTGTGGCATCGCCGACAAGATATCCATCGCTAACACGGCGGCAGTCAGTTTTCCGGGAACCGATCCGAATCCCTCCAATAATACGAGTACCGCCACGATCCAGACGTCGAATCCTGCAGCCATTTCGCCGGCCGATCGATCGTTTGGGCCGGCGGGAGGAACCGGTGTTGTAAAGGTCACTTTTGCTGGCAGCTGCAATTGGACGGCAACCAGCAATGACAGCTTTCTCACGATCGAAGGCACGGGCGGAGGGAGCGGAAACGGCGAGGTCCATTTCACAGTGGCGCCCAACACGGGCAACAACCTCCGCAGCGGAACCATGAGCATCGCTGGATTCACTTTCACGGTCACGCAGACGGCAGTGGGAGAGGCATTGTTGACGGCGCCGGGAGGAGGCGCAGGGAGTCTCCTCACGGGCGGCCAGGGCAACAATGCACAAGCAGGGTACGCGACGGCGACCCCCGTCCTCTCGAAAAGCGCCCGGGAAGCGGACGTCAACGATGGCCTTTTCAGCACGGCAGTGTTAAGCCTGACACAGAACGGCGTGGTGGTCAGTGAAGCGGGAGTCCCGTCGGAACCGGTGACTACAGCGGCACGCATTTTCGTGGACTTCCGGACAAACGTCCCCGCAAAGTCAGACGACCTTAGCGCCGGCACCATCAATGTCTCCACCGGGATTGCCGTGGTCAACTTGGGGTCGGCGGCGGCCAACCTCACCGTCACCCTGCGAGGACCCGATGGAACCACATTGACTGTCGGGCATGGATCGCTCCTGGCAGGAGGACATCGGGCGCGATTCCTGGATCAGTTAGCTGATGTGGCGCCCGGATTTGCGCTGCCAGGCAACTTTGGCTCGGCAATCCAGTTTGGAACCCTGGAAGTATCCAGTGATCAACCCATCTCGGTGGTGGGGCTGCGACTGGTGGTCAACCAGCGTGGGGAGACGTTGTTAACGACGACCCCTTCCGTGGACCTGACGCAGAGTGCCGCATCCAGTACTCTGATCTTCCCACAGATGGCAGATGGGGGAGGTTATCGGACCACTGTGTTGCTGCTCAATTCCACCACGGGGGTGGAGACCGGCACACTGCAAGTTCTGGACGACCACGGGTCACCTCTTTCGGTGCGTCCCGTGGGAGGAGTCGCTGGGACCAGCTTTGCTTACAGCATCGCGGCCAACGGCGTGTTCGTGTTCGAGACGGACGGCTCCCCCGCCACGGTGCATGCCGGGTCAATCCGAATCCTTCCCGATGGGTTCAAGCCCACCCCGGCCGGTGCCGGCATATTCAGCTTCGAGCCGGGAGCGACGGTAGTCACTCAGTCGGGCGTTCCTAGTGCCACTCCCACCTCGCACGCGCTGATCTATGTCGACCTCTCGGGCGGTCATGATACGGGCCTGGCTCTGATGAATCCCAACAACCAACCTCTGTCCGTCCAGCTTCAAGCGTTCCAGGCGGACGGCCTGACCCCGGCCGGGACCATCGCCTCGGTCACTTTGCCTCCCAGCGGGCACCTGGCGGCGTTTGTAGATCAACTGGTTTCGGGCCTTCCGGCGGGCTTTACCGGGGTGCTGAATCTCAGTGCTCCCGCCCCCTTTGCGGCACTCACGTTGCGGTCGCTTGCGAATACGCGCGGGGAATCGTTGCTGACCCTCTTCCCGATCGCGGATTTCAATCAGCCGGCTTCGATTCCAATGGTGTTCCCGCAGATCGCCGACGGCGGTGGGTACCGAACTCAAATCATCGTGGCCAACACGAATCCACTCACCGCGAAGGTCCTGATCAGCTTCTTTGACGACAATGGGAACCTGCTGGACGTTGTGAAGTGA
- a CDS encoding MFS transporter, protein MTTILDRPVHSVAFRRRRALNWLTLGTTYATMYMARYNLSFANKSLSDTFGWDKTQIGTIISTMLTVYGLSALLNGPIADRIGGRKAMLIGVCGAIVSNLAFGLGAYLGFLGTGTLLLAYFSSVWALNGYFQSYSALSLIKVNSAWFHVRERGVFSAIFGSMIQGGRALIYFIGPIAVTFLPWQWVFFIPAGTMIVMAILTFWLVRDSPEDTGFEDFDTADASSGDTEKADLKYLTRKVFTNPVTVTIAIAEFCTGFVRHGFEQWFPRYMQEAQHLALNSRVFESGALAVVSTGILGAFAAGTISDWVFKSRRPPVAFIGYTLQVASLAIIWWAPSLSLIVAAFIVNSFAISMVHSMLSGTASMDFGGKKAAASATGMFDGMQYIGGSAVGIGMGWMLERLGWGAWGPSMIGFSIIGAILMLRLWNAVPKARSTH, encoded by the coding sequence ATGACTACCATTTTGGATCGTCCCGTTCACAGTGTAGCATTCCGACGACGACGCGCCCTGAACTGGCTGACGCTCGGCACCACGTACGCCACGATGTATATGGCGCGGTACAACCTCTCGTTCGCCAACAAGTCGCTCTCCGACACGTTCGGCTGGGACAAGACCCAGATCGGCACTATCATTTCCACCATGCTGACGGTCTATGGTCTCTCGGCGCTGTTAAACGGGCCGATTGCCGACCGTATCGGAGGACGCAAGGCGATGCTCATCGGCGTGTGCGGCGCCATCGTCTCTAATCTTGCCTTCGGTTTGGGTGCTTACCTCGGGTTCCTGGGCACCGGCACCTTGTTGCTCGCTTACTTCTCGAGCGTCTGGGCCCTGAACGGCTACTTTCAGTCCTACAGTGCGCTGTCGCTCATCAAGGTCAATTCGGCATGGTTTCATGTGCGCGAGCGAGGGGTCTTCTCCGCGATCTTTGGATCGATGATTCAGGGTGGACGGGCGCTCATTTATTTCATTGGACCCATTGCGGTAACCTTCCTTCCCTGGCAATGGGTGTTCTTTATTCCCGCTGGAACCATGATCGTGATGGCAATTCTGACGTTCTGGCTCGTGCGGGATTCCCCGGAAGATACCGGCTTCGAAGACTTCGATACAGCCGACGCCTCGAGTGGCGATACCGAAAAGGCTGATTTGAAGTACCTCACCCGAAAGGTCTTCACCAATCCCGTTACTGTGACCATTGCCATAGCAGAATTCTGTACCGGTTTCGTGCGGCACGGATTTGAGCAATGGTTCCCGCGATACATGCAGGAGGCCCAACACCTCGCGCTCAACTCGCGCGTTTTCGAATCCGGAGCGCTCGCGGTGGTGTCGACGGGAATTCTCGGCGCGTTCGCGGCCGGCACCATATCGGACTGGGTGTTCAAGTCGCGCCGTCCACCGGTGGCCTTCATTGGTTACACTCTTCAGGTTGCCAGTCTCGCGATCATCTGGTGGGCGCCCAGCCTCTCGCTCATCGTTGCCGCCTTCATCGTGAACTCGTTCGCCATCAGCATGGTCCACTCGATGCTTTCGGGCACCGCCTCCATGGATTTCGGCGGAAAGAAAGCGGCCGCGAGCGCCACCGGGATGTTTGACGGAATGCAGTACATTGGGGGTTCTGCGGTCGGCATCGGCATGGGCTGGATGCTGGAACGCCTGGGCTGGGGGGCGTGGGGACCGAGTATGATCGGCTTCTCGATCATCGGCGCAATCCTGATGCTTCGCCTGTGGAATGCCGTTCCCAAGGCCAGGTCAACCCACTGA
- a CDS encoding bifunctional metallophosphatase/5'-nucleotidase, which produces MKAARLVVYYLLSFLLLSSLVLAQQVSLTILHTNDTHGHLLPFSYPSIVPAGSELAGLKVRRDIGGIARRATLVKRLRAELEARGTAVWLMDAGDFSDGTPFSTEYHGEADIAAMNALGYNFSTLGNHEFNNPLVLLKKLISEFHYPVLCANAIENSTGKPLTQTSVIREVGGLKIGIFGLLTHEAATYPASKDGVTVAGEVETARNMVKALRPGADIVIALSHAGEDTDEKIAAAVPGIDVIVGGHSHSRLPAGELVWHSDELKAKEVNGTVIAQAHQWGGELGRLDLLFTKDEQGVWHVDRYRARLIPITPDIPEDPSEAAVVDRYWKPIATRYGEIIGKATDDISERGDDLAPYNLVADSIREAMGTDVEFENLGGVRAPLVKGNITLADIIDMDPFDNKVMTFKITGRQLKEVLSRSRPAVSGVRYRLENGELREVTVGGKTVEDDRVYTGATNSYFAGYALKGIEVNNTGKARRDVLVEQIRKKGTVTPAYDGRRFVIGSRSQGNATPQS; this is translated from the coding sequence ATGAAGGCTGCTCGGCTTGTTGTGTATTACCTGCTTTCCTTTCTGCTCCTGTCATCGCTTGTTTTAGCGCAACAAGTCTCACTCACGATACTCCATACCAACGACACGCACGGACATTTGTTACCTTTCAGTTATCCTTCCATCGTCCCTGCCGGGTCTGAACTCGCCGGGCTCAAGGTTCGAAGAGACATCGGCGGGATTGCCCGCCGGGCCACCCTGGTGAAGCGCCTGCGCGCGGAACTTGAGGCCCGCGGCACGGCCGTCTGGCTCATGGATGCCGGAGATTTTTCCGACGGCACCCCCTTTTCGACTGAATACCACGGCGAGGCGGATATCGCGGCGATGAACGCCTTGGGATACAACTTTTCTACTCTCGGCAACCATGAATTTAACAACCCGCTCGTGTTGCTCAAGAAACTCATTTCGGAGTTCCACTACCCCGTGCTCTGTGCCAATGCGATTGAAAACTCCACGGGCAAGCCTCTGACTCAGACCTCGGTGATCCGGGAGGTGGGAGGCCTCAAGATCGGGATTTTTGGTCTCTTGACGCACGAGGCGGCCACCTATCCCGCCAGCAAGGATGGGGTCACTGTCGCAGGAGAAGTCGAAACAGCCCGGAACATGGTAAAGGCACTCCGTCCCGGGGCGGACATTGTCATTGCCCTCTCGCACGCCGGGGAAGACACGGATGAAAAGATCGCCGCCGCAGTCCCGGGAATCGATGTCATTGTCGGCGGCCATTCGCACTCGCGCCTTCCTGCCGGCGAGTTGGTGTGGCATTCCGATGAACTCAAGGCAAAGGAAGTGAACGGGACAGTGATCGCGCAGGCACACCAATGGGGCGGCGAACTCGGCCGCCTGGATCTGCTGTTTACCAAAGACGAGCAAGGGGTGTGGCATGTGGATCGGTACCGGGCACGCCTCATCCCCATTACGCCCGATATCCCGGAAGATCCGTCGGAGGCTGCGGTTGTCGATCGCTACTGGAAGCCGATCGCAACCCGTTATGGGGAAATCATTGGCAAGGCGACGGATGACATCAGTGAGCGCGGTGACGACCTGGCGCCTTACAATCTGGTGGCCGATTCCATCCGCGAGGCCATGGGGACCGATGTCGAATTCGAAAACCTGGGCGGTGTGAGGGCACCCCTGGTGAAGGGAAATATCACGCTGGCAGACATCATCGATATGGATCCGTTCGACAACAAGGTCATGACCTTCAAGATTACCGGGCGGCAGCTCAAGGAAGTTCTCTCGAGGTCACGGCCGGCGGTCTCGGGGGTTCGTTACCGGCTGGAAAACGGCGAGCTTCGAGAGGTGACGGTCGGGGGAAAAACTGTGGAAGACGATCGCGTTTACACGGGGGCAACCAATTCCTACTTTGCCGGTTACGCCTTGAAAGGCATCGAGGTTAACAACACCGGCAAGGCGCGGCGGGACGTTCTTGTCGAACAAATCCGCAAGAAGGGGACGGTGACTCCGGCCTATGATGGGCGCCGATTCGTCATTGGAAGTCGGTCACAGGGTAACGCGACACCTCAATCCTGA